One window from the genome of Amycolatopsis sp. NBC_01480 encodes:
- a CDS encoding glycoside hydrolase family 64 protein — protein sequence MPRRRIRTGAVILAALASALSAVAIVPAADAAVPATIPLTVTNNSGRSDPVYLYDLGTLLSTGQQGWADSGGNLHAWPGGSVPPVPAPDASIPGPANGQSVTIRIPKFSGRLYFSYGQKLKFFLATGGLVQPAVQNPSDPNHNILFNWSEYTLNDSGLWLNSTQVDMFTAPDSVAITPSGGGVKTTGALKPNGFSNFMNALRGQPGGWANLIQTDGSGNVLRALSAGHGIESGALPASVMDDYVNRVWSKYSSSTLTVTPFADQPSTQYFGRVSGNVMNFTNSAGATVTSFQKPDADSIFGCYKLLDAPNDLVRGPISRTLCAGFNRSTLLTSASQPDNNAADFYQDTVTNQYAREVHAQMADGKAYAFAFDDVGNFESLVNDGNPQSASMTLGSLS from the coding sequence ATGCCCAGAAGACGCATTCGGACCGGCGCGGTGATACTGGCCGCGCTCGCCTCGGCCCTTTCGGCGGTGGCCATCGTGCCCGCGGCCGACGCCGCCGTGCCCGCGACGATCCCGCTCACGGTGACGAACAATTCCGGCCGCTCCGATCCGGTTTACCTCTACGATCTCGGCACCCTGCTCAGCACCGGACAGCAGGGCTGGGCCGATTCCGGCGGGAACTTGCACGCCTGGCCGGGCGGCAGCGTGCCGCCGGTCCCGGCCCCCGACGCCTCGATCCCCGGCCCGGCCAACGGCCAGTCGGTGACCATTCGGATCCCGAAGTTCTCCGGCCGGCTCTACTTCTCGTACGGCCAGAAGCTCAAATTCTTCCTGGCCACCGGCGGCCTGGTGCAGCCCGCGGTGCAGAACCCGTCCGACCCGAACCACAACATCCTGTTCAATTGGTCGGAGTACACCCTCAACGATTCGGGGCTGTGGCTCAACAGCACCCAGGTCGACATGTTCACGGCGCCGGATTCGGTCGCCATCACCCCGTCCGGCGGCGGGGTGAAAACCACCGGCGCGCTGAAGCCGAACGGGTTCAGCAATTTCATGAACGCGCTGCGCGGCCAGCCCGGCGGCTGGGCGAACCTGATCCAGACCGACGGCAGCGGGAATGTGCTGCGCGCCCTTTCGGCCGGGCACGGGATCGAGTCCGGCGCGCTGCCGGCCTCGGTGATGGACGACTACGTCAACCGGGTGTGGAGCAAGTACAGTTCCTCGACGCTGACCGTCACACCGTTCGCGGACCAGCCGTCCACCCAGTACTTCGGCCGGGTGTCGGGCAACGTCATGAACTTCACCAACTCGGCCGGGGCCACCGTCACCTCGTTCCAGAAGCCGGACGCGGACAGCATCTTCGGCTGCTACAAGCTGCTCGACGCGCCGAACGACCTGGTCCGCGGCCCGATCTCGCGCACCCTGTGCGCCGGGTTCAACCGCTCGACCCTGCTCACCTCGGCGAGCCAGCCGGACAACAACGCCGCGGACTTCTACCAGGACACCGTCACCAACCAGTACGCGCGCGAGGTGCAC